GAATGCTGGTGAAGCGTCACTGCCGAGCTAGGATTTGAACCTAGGTCTCTGCTTGGCGGTGGGCAGCACTGCCACTTGGTCAGCATCTGAAACCTAATACACTTAGAACTGCTGCTAAATCTTTGTTCATGACTTTTTATAAGCAGGTAAACTGATCTTTGTTACTGACTTCCTGGCATATAGTGACtttgttttctgtgttttttctTCCAGGCCGGGAGCAGTTTCATGGTCTGGGCTCCATGTATTGCAGAGGGGCGGCTGTGGTCATCCTCATCTACGACGTGAGCAACTTCCAAAGCCTGGCAGAGCTCGAGGACCGGTTCCTGGCCCTGACCGACACGGCCCGCGCAGACTGCATTTTCGCCGTCGTTGGAAACAAAGTCGACCTCACCGACGAGGGCGTCTCGGCGAAAGAAAGCGAAGAGGAAACGCCATGCACCGCCACCAGCCCCAGCGTTCGCAAGCAGGTTCACCTGGAGGACGCCATCTCGCTCTATAAgagaataataaaatacaaaatgctGGACGAAAAGGAAGTCCCGGCGGCTGAGAAAATGTGCTTCGAGACCAGCGCCAAGAGTGGCTACAACGTGGACTTCCTCTTCGAAAGCGTCTTTGAGGCGGTCGTGCCTCTCATGAAGAAGGCCAGCAGACCAGCGGAGACTGTGGACTTAATGAATCCCAAGCCTAGCAAAGGGACCCGATCTGGCTGCTGCCATTGAATTAtcctcgggggggaggggggaggaatagGTCTGCGGTGACGTGTGGAGAACAGAAGGCCCCCCTTTACTGTGCTTTTATGCAACATGCATCTCTAGTTAAAAAGGTTTATTTATAAAGTGAACCGTGTGCCTTAGCCCGCTTCCAATACCGTATCAACAAAACGAATTCTGAGGACAAGGACCGGGACCAGTTCGGTTCGCCGAGGTGATCCGCTTTCCGCGTTGATAGCTGCCACGGTCCCGTCGGTGGCTTTTAAGGATTCTGAGGTTGTTTTAAAAAAACGTAATTCTGCGGAATGGGGGGTGCTGCTCGTactttcactatttttttttttttttaatgcgtcCATATATTACAAAAGAATTCCTTAATCAGTTTAAATGTATTCTTTACACTGTGAAATGGATCCTAAAACCTTGATGATTCTGTTACTTATTTTTACACTCTTCAAATCTGACTTCTTGAACGCAATGCACAAGTActtttatatatgtaaaaaaaaaaaaaaaaaatgtaggtggCAGGTCACTTATTTGAATTCTGATGGTGCCTTAATATTTGCATTATAAAAATTGATTATGATACAGCAAGCTGGCACGGAGATCCTTGTTTTCATGCCTTTGATTAGTGAAATCTCTTGAGCCTTATACATAGGAGTCTAAATTGTGTCCAACTGTTTGCTTCAATTTAAGCAAATTCTAGAGGTGCTGGACACTGCAGCTTGATGCGTTTTATAGAAACGCAATACCTGAAGATGTGGATCTGGTGGACTTATGCACAGGTGACTGTATGAACCCTTTGcgctggggggtgggtggggtgtcAGTCCTCTAACACCGCTCATTTGCGGCAGGGACCGCCCTGCTAGCAGTCTTCATCTTTCTACTACCGTGACTTGGGCCTAAGCCTATCATGCCTATGCTGTACCTTAAACCCTAGCTGCCTCTACAAAGGTGAAGGGGTCTGAACCTCTATCCCCAGCGCTGCAGCAAATATCCCTGTGGCCTGAGTGATGGGGCTGCCCATATGGGTGCTTTGCGGACCACCTTGGTCATTCCTTCTGATGTacataagcatttttttttttatgtggctcTAATAAAAGGTATCAAAAACTGCAAACCGTGTACTTAGTGAGTGGGTTAACCCAAGTATTTATTTTACAGGGGGGCAGATTAGCTTTTACTCTAGTACTCCCCATGTGGAaactcctctttcctgcccacctCTGCTAGAAATGAATGATTTATACCCGTTCAGCACAGCTTGTTCTCTCTTGCTGCCTCGGTGCTGTCAATATTTGATTTGACTGCTGCCGCTGCAAACATTGGAATCTGATAAAGCTGTAGGGAAAAACCAGCGAGCCAGATTTCTGAATGATGCCCTGCCATTTTGTGCTGATGAAAGGAAGCATTTTATACGGAAATCTGTGCATGGCGGGGTCCTTAGCATCGCCAGTGCTGCCTGGAGCTAGCCACAAGTTCCTGCTGTCATATTCCACAAGAATTTGCTAAGCACCCTTAGGCATAAACCATTTTGatcagttttgggttttttttttgtaaatgagaTGGTAATATACAAAAACAcatcgattttttttttctaccagtaGCAAGTACAACAAGCTGGCAAGAGGTCAAGCTTGAATTTAATTCCATGCCTgagaaaaatatttcctaaagtaACAATCTTGAATGGAATAAACAATAGGTGAGGAGAAGAGACCACTTATGTGCTTCAAATGGCTTTCTGCCTATgcaaaatgcctttaacgcagaCCCCCTTGTACACCCCAATCTGAAGTTGGCATGTAGTTTCCTTGCTGTGAGGGGTACTCCTAAGGACACATTGCTCCAAGTGGGGGATACTGATTAACTGTTATCTTGGCCATGACACCAAACAAGAATATGGTAAAACTCCAGTGACCCTACTAAGCTCTGTAAAACTTTATTCACACATTACAGTAAAAATCGACCCTAGTGAAGGGTATAAATTTTTATAAGGTATGGTGGTAGAACAGGCAAACTTTATGGATGCCTTGAttgtggcataagaacataagatatgccatactgggtcagaccaagggtccatcaagcccagcatcctgtttccaacagtggcccatccaagtcacaagtacccaaatattaaataaatctcaagctacttattgcttattaattagtagcaatttatggatttattctctagg
This sequence is a window from Rhinatrema bivittatum chromosome 5, aRhiBiv1.1, whole genome shotgun sequence. Protein-coding genes within it:
- the RAB20 gene encoding ras-related protein Rab-20 — its product is MLRKPDVKVVLLGDMSVGKTSLLHRYVERRFQETVSTVGGAFYLKQWGPHSISIWDTAGREQFHGLGSMYCRGAAVVILIYDVSNFQSLAELEDRFLALTDTARADCIFAVVGNKVDLTDEGVSAKESEEETPCTATSPSVRKQVHLEDAISLYKRIIKYKMLDEKEVPAAEKMCFETSAKSGYNVDFLFESVFEAVVPLMKKASRPAETVDLMNPKPSKGTRSGCCH